The Paenibacillus uliginis N3/975 genome has a window encoding:
- the spoIIAB gene encoding anti-sigma F factor gives MSEGKTQHNFMTLEFAAKSENESFARVAVAAFISQLDPTMDELSDLKTVVSEAVTNCIIHGYDSNPEGVVKIEAAIDGDMIILVIEDNGHGIDDLEMAKQPLYTSKPELERSGMGFTIMENFMDEFDVISEPGTGTSIKMKKRIESKKALYN, from the coding sequence ATGAGTGAAGGGAAAACGCAGCATAATTTCATGACTCTGGAGTTTGCCGCAAAATCGGAAAATGAATCCTTTGCCCGAGTAGCTGTGGCTGCGTTTATATCTCAGCTTGATCCGACAATGGATGAACTCAGTGATTTGAAGACAGTCGTGTCAGAAGCGGTTACAAACTGCATTATCCACGGTTATGACAGTAACCCGGAGGGTGTAGTGAAGATTGAAGCCGCGATCGACGGGGATATGATCATTCTTGTCATTGAGGACAATGGGCATGGCATCGATGATCTGGAAATGGCTAAGCAGCCGCTTTACACGTCTAAGCCTGAACTTGAGCGTTCAGGGATGGGCTTTACGATCATGGAGAACTTTATGGACGAATTTGATGTCATCAGTGAGCCGGGGACCGGTACATCGATCAAAATGAAAAAACGGATCGAATCCAAGAAAGCTTTATATAATTAG
- a CDS encoding Fur family transcriptional regulator, with protein MEARIDKIKQQLQSQGYKLTPQREATVSVLLENEDDHLSAEDVFMLVKEKAPEIGLATVYRTLELLSELHVVEKINFGDGVARYDLRTDTSKHHHHHLICTQCGSMDEIREDWLGPLEERLEKEFNFTVHDHRLDFHGICYRCKDKGRHDSSES; from the coding sequence ATGGAAGCACGGATCGACAAAATTAAACAGCAGTTACAATCCCAAGGCTACAAATTAACGCCCCAAAGGGAAGCCACCGTCAGCGTATTGTTGGAGAATGAGGATGATCATCTCAGCGCAGAAGACGTTTTTATGCTCGTTAAAGAAAAAGCTCCCGAGATCGGTCTGGCAACCGTGTACCGTACCCTCGAGCTTCTGAGCGAGCTGCATGTGGTGGAGAAGATCAACTTTGGCGATGGTGTAGCGCGTTACGATTTGCGGACGGACACGTCTAAACATCATCATCATCATCTGATTTGTACCCAATGCGGAAGCATGGATGAAATACGCGAGGATTGGCTTGGGCCATTGGAAGAGCGGCTTGAGAAAGAATTTAATTTCACCGTTCATGATCATCGTCTTGATTTCCACGGCATCTGTTACCGCTGTAAGGATAAGGGAAGACATGACAGCAGTGAGTCATAA
- the sigF gene encoding RNA polymerase sporulation sigma factor SigF: MDADVKKTSQTYLDDAEVKRLIALSQSGDTVARDTLVNCNIRLVWSVVQRFMNRGYEPEDLFQIGCIGLLKSVDKFDLSYDVKFSTYAVPMIIGEIQRFLRDDGTLKVSRSLKEMANKVRKKRDELSKHLDRLPTIKEVAEELGVTPEEVVFAQEANKPPTSIHETVFENDGDPITLMDQIADESQERWFDKLALNEAIGGLSERERLIVYLRYYRDQTQSEVASRLGISQVQVSRLEKKILQSIRNQIAQ, from the coding sequence ATGGATGCCGATGTGAAGAAGACTTCGCAGACTTATTTGGACGACGCGGAGGTTAAGCGTCTGATAGCACTTAGCCAAAGCGGAGACACAGTTGCCCGGGATACGCTTGTAAACTGTAATATTCGTCTTGTCTGGTCGGTTGTGCAGCGGTTCATGAACCGGGGTTACGAGCCGGAGGATTTATTTCAGATCGGTTGTATCGGCCTTCTGAAATCCGTTGACAAATTCGATCTCAGTTATGACGTGAAGTTCTCGACGTATGCCGTACCGATGATTATTGGGGAAATTCAGCGTTTTTTACGTGATGATGGTACGCTCAAGGTAAGCCGTTCGTTAAAAGAAATGGCTAATAAAGTTAGGAAAAAGCGGGACGAGCTCTCCAAACACCTGGACCGCCTGCCAACGATTAAGGAAGTGGCAGAAGAGCTCGGAGTGACACCAGAGGAAGTGGTTTTCGCCCAAGAGGCGAACAAGCCGCCAACTTCCATCCATGAAACGGTATTCGAGAACGACGGAGATCCCATCACTCTGATGGATCAGATTGCGGACGAATCCCAGGAACGCTGGTTTGATAAGCTAGCACTGAATGAGGCGATTGGGGGCTTGTCTGAACGCGAACGGCTGATTGTTTATTTGCGGTATTACCGTGATCAGACTCAGTCTGAAGTGGCCAGCCGTCTTGGTATATCGCAGGTGCAGGTCTCAAGGCTTGAGAAGAAAATATTACAAAGTATCCGTAACCAGATTGCGCAGTAG
- the prli42 gene encoding stressosome-associated protein Prli42, producing the protein MQRKKWFRIVIYLMLAAMIGSTLFIVLEPFLLR; encoded by the coding sequence ATGCAACGTAAAAAATGGTTTCGTATCGTCATTTATCTCATGCTGGCTGCTATGATCGGCTCCACACTTTTTATTGTATTGGAACCTTTTCTCTTGCGCTAA
- a CDS encoding purine-nucleoside phosphorylase yields the protein MSNNLNQGIIEEAAAFIRSKGGVQPEVGLILGSGLGVLADLLEDTVSIPYSDIPHFPVSTVEGHEGELLLGKIQDRPVVLMKGRFHMYEGYGPELTAFPVRVMKQLGVKSLLVTNAAGGINTSFEPGDLMLITDHLNMTGRNPLIGPNDPALGVRFPDMSEAYSRRLRKLALETAESQGITLQQGVYAGLLGPTYETPAEIVMLRTLGADAVGMSTVSEVIVARHSGLEVLGISCISNMAAGILDQPLSHDEVMETAEKVREKFLGLVMAVIPSM from the coding sequence ATGAGTAACAACTTAAATCAAGGGATTATTGAAGAAGCAGCTGCGTTTATCCGGAGCAAAGGCGGAGTGCAGCCGGAGGTTGGCCTAATTCTTGGGTCTGGACTCGGAGTTCTCGCTGACTTATTGGAGGACACGGTATCCATACCTTACAGTGACATTCCGCATTTTCCTGTATCGACGGTAGAAGGACATGAAGGCGAACTGCTGCTTGGGAAAATTCAGGATCGGCCAGTCGTTCTGATGAAAGGCCGCTTCCATATGTACGAAGGATATGGCCCGGAGCTCACAGCGTTTCCGGTACGCGTGATGAAACAGCTTGGGGTAAAGAGTCTGCTGGTCACGAACGCGGCAGGAGGAATTAATACTTCCTTTGAGCCGGGTGATCTGATGTTGATTACGGATCATTTAAATATGACAGGTCGCAATCCGCTCATCGGACCGAATGACCCGGCACTGGGTGTACGGTTCCCGGATATGTCCGAGGCGTACAGCCGCCGCTTGCGAAAGCTCGCTTTAGAGACGGCAGAAAGCCAAGGAATAACACTACAGCAGGGTGTTTACGCGGGACTTCTAGGGCCAACGTATGAAACACCAGCCGAAATCGTTATGCTGCGTACTTTGGGCGCTGATGCGGTTGGGATGTCAACGGTATCTGAGGTCATCGTTGCCCGTCATTCGGGTCTAGAGGTGCTCGGCATTTCTTGTATCAGCAATATGGCGGCAGGCATTTTGGATCAACCGTTATCACATGATGAAGTAATGGAGACTGCTGAAAAAGTGAGGGAGAAGTTCCTCGGTCTTGTTATGGCAGTCATTCCGAGCATGTAG
- a CDS encoding YqzK family protein: protein MIISLRKIGSFIRFIVLFTVLTLFFYYALSLVNQWVAPSDPYRVPVGHAVKAFQPENSMETWVTPRDRLRLYYWYGE from the coding sequence ATGATTATTTCTTTACGAAAAATCGGTTCCTTTATAAGATTTATTGTTTTATTTACCGTTCTTACGTTGTTTTTTTACTATGCGCTGTCCCTGGTTAATCAATGGGTAGCTCCATCTGATCCATACCGGGTACCGGTCGGACATGCCGTGAAAGCTTTTCAGCCTGAAAACTCCATGGAGACATGGGTAACACCACGTGACAGACTTCGCTTATACTATTGGTATGGTGAATAA
- the mciZ gene encoding Z-ring formation inhibitor MciZ has protein sequence MKSYQGTKSIHMVGQAWQIKTMLKQWQKQWGPEVTIAELLIQSNVDKYEKRI, from the coding sequence ATGAAGAGCTATCAAGGCACGAAATCCATACATATGGTCGGACAGGCTTGGCAAATTAAAACCATGCTGAAGCAGTGGCAAAAACAATGGGGTCCAGAGGTCACGATTGCTGAACTTTTAATCCAATCCAACGTAGATAAATACGAAAAACGAATATAA
- a CDS encoding D-alanyl-D-alanine carboxypeptidase family protein: MKKVFIAGILSLCVAFAPAAASYADEKKPGGVSDSELAPSARSAILLDAETGTIIYEKNSHDKLPPASITKIMTMLLTMEAIDDGRLKMTDMVRTSDHAASMGGSQIFLEPGEEMSVEEMLKGIAMASGNDASVAMAEKIAGSEEEFVKMMNERAAELGMKDTNFANCNGLPAENHYSSAHDIALMSRELLKYEQITKYTGAYQDYLRKDTQKPFWLVNTNKLVRFYTGADGLKTGYTSEAKFCLSATAKRDGLRTVAVVLGAPNTKNRNNEISRMFDYAFSQYSKHSIYKKGEMLGNIKISKGAVPELQLQAEQDYSVLVKKGGKTADLRHEVTVPKMIKAPITAGQVVGKLSVYQGDQLVKEFELKAPADVKKAGWWKLFKRTTGQLFHVD, from the coding sequence TTGAAAAAGGTGTTTATTGCCGGGATACTTTCACTTTGTGTTGCGTTTGCACCAGCTGCTGCAAGCTACGCTGATGAGAAGAAACCTGGCGGAGTATCTGACAGTGAGCTCGCGCCAAGTGCGCGCTCTGCCATTTTGTTGGATGCGGAAACCGGAACCATTATTTACGAGAAAAACAGCCATGATAAGCTGCCTCCGGCCAGTATCACCAAGATTATGACGATGCTGTTGACGATGGAAGCCATTGATGACGGCAGGTTGAAAATGACGGACATGGTACGCACGAGCGATCATGCTGCTTCTATGGGAGGTTCACAGATTTTTCTGGAGCCGGGTGAAGAAATGTCCGTTGAAGAGATGCTGAAGGGTATTGCGATGGCATCCGGCAATGATGCATCCGTAGCTATGGCCGAAAAAATCGCAGGTTCTGAAGAAGAGTTCGTTAAGATGATGAATGAAAGAGCAGCGGAACTTGGCATGAAGGATACCAACTTTGCGAACTGTAATGGACTTCCGGCAGAGAATCATTACAGCTCAGCGCACGATATTGCTTTAATGAGCAGGGAGCTTCTGAAGTATGAACAGATTACAAAGTACACAGGTGCATACCAGGATTATTTGCGTAAGGATACTCAAAAGCCATTTTGGCTGGTGAATACGAACAAGTTGGTTCGCTTTTATACGGGAGCAGACGGTCTAAAAACCGGTTATACCTCGGAAGCTAAATTTTGTCTCTCAGCAACGGCGAAGCGAGATGGTCTTCGTACTGTAGCCGTCGTGCTTGGGGCACCAAATACGAAAAACCGCAACAATGAAATTTCCCGTATGTTCGACTATGCATTCTCCCAGTACAGCAAGCATTCGATCTATAAAAAAGGGGAGATGCTCGGGAACATCAAAATTTCCAAAGGTGCTGTACCGGAGCTGCAGCTCCAGGCTGAACAGGACTACAGCGTCCTTGTGAAAAAAGGCGGAAAGACTGCTGATCTCCGTCATGAGGTCACCGTTCCAAAAATGATTAAGGCACCGATAACCGCAGGACAAGTCGTAGGCAAGCTGTCGGTGTATCAAGGAGATCAGCTGGTGAAGGAATTTGAACTTAAAGCACCGGCCGATGTTAAGAAAGCAGGATGGTGGAAGCTGTTTAAGCGTACGACAGGACAGTTGTTTCATGTAGATTGA
- a CDS encoding endonuclease Q family protein, protein MAHFDKAGGLRDFYSDLHIHIGRTGNGQAVKISGSRNLTFENIAEEAAVRKGIEMIGIIDCHSPSVQDDILTCLDSGVMKEIHGGGIAYKDTVILLGSEIEIRESGRGAAHVLAYFRDLDTMQDFTRWMSRYMKNVQLSSQRIYVQPRDLQQEILDRGGILIPAHVFTPHKGLYGSMADRMSDVFDLRGISAIELGLSADSSMAGHISELDDYSFLTNSDAHSLGKIGREYNKIRMLTPSFDEFRLALGRRDGRQVLANYGLNPRLGKYHRTYCSGCSSILDEESIVSSVDRCPYCGSLKTVQGVFDRIISIADRNLPSLPSHRPPYYYQVPLEFIPGLGKVAMSKLLTAFGTEMAILHRASETDIACVVGEDLARSIVMARDGILELSSGGGGTYGKVVRK, encoded by the coding sequence ATGGCACATTTTGATAAAGCGGGCGGTTTGCGGGACTTTTACAGCGATCTGCATATACATATTGGACGGACGGGGAACGGACAGGCTGTGAAAATTAGCGGAAGCCGTAACCTTACGTTTGAGAATATTGCGGAGGAAGCTGCCGTGCGTAAAGGAATTGAGATGATCGGCATTATCGACTGCCACTCTCCTTCGGTGCAGGATGATATCCTGACCTGTTTGGATAGCGGTGTAATGAAAGAAATTCATGGCGGGGGTATTGCCTACAAGGATACTGTCATTCTGCTTGGAAGTGAGATTGAGATCAGGGAGAGCGGTAGAGGAGCGGCGCATGTTCTGGCCTATTTTCGTGATCTGGATACGATGCAGGATTTCACACGCTGGATGTCTCGTTATATGAAAAATGTCCAGCTGAGCTCACAGCGCATTTACGTTCAACCTAGAGATCTTCAGCAGGAAATACTGGACCGGGGCGGGATTCTAATACCGGCACATGTGTTTACTCCACATAAGGGTCTTTATGGAAGTATGGCTGACAGGATGTCCGATGTGTTTGATCTTCGGGGTATTTCGGCCATAGAGCTCGGATTAAGTGCCGATTCATCGATGGCGGGACATATTTCCGAGCTGGATGACTATTCGTTTTTGACGAACTCCGATGCACATTCACTTGGGAAGATTGGCCGAGAATACAATAAAATCCGGATGTTGACACCGTCTTTTGATGAATTTCGCTTGGCTCTGGGCCGAAGAGATGGAAGACAGGTGTTGGCGAACTACGGTCTTAATCCTCGTCTTGGCAAGTACCACCGAACATACTGTTCCGGCTGCAGCAGCATTTTGGACGAAGAGAGCATTGTGTCTTCAGTGGACAGATGTCCGTATTGTGGTAGCCTAAAGACGGTTCAAGGGGTGTTTGACCGAATTATATCCATTGCCGACAGAAATCTGCCGTCCTTGCCTTCCCATAGGCCCCCGTATTACTATCAGGTCCCTCTGGAATTTATTCCGGGTCTAGGAAAGGTAGCCATGTCCAAGCTGCTTACAGCATTCGGAACCGAGATGGCGATCCTTCACCGCGCTTCCGAGACCGATATTGCGTGTGTTGTTGGAGAAGATCTTGCACGAAGTATTGTTATGGCCAGAGACGGAATTCTTGAGCTCTCATCCGGCGGAGGTGGAACGTACGGCAAGGTCGTCCGAAAATGA
- the spoIIM gene encoding stage II sporulation protein M, with the protein MQSFRQSFKDQTPLYVFVAVLFLVGVLFGALMVNALSLEQQQDLAGYLDHFFLTLHEGGEGEIPASFGNIAALHLKWLGLIWILGLSVIGLPGILILDFFKGVLIGFTVGYLVGQYSWKGLLFALVSVAPQNLLVIPVLMMCSVAAITFSLYIIKNRLLMQRSGSVTKPFASYIGLTCVMALLILGISSFETWITPSMMQWVAPMLLPASSL; encoded by the coding sequence ATGCAATCATTCCGCCAGAGTTTTAAGGATCAGACGCCTCTATATGTGTTTGTTGCCGTATTATTTTTAGTAGGGGTGCTGTTTGGAGCCTTGATGGTAAACGCGCTGTCTTTGGAACAGCAGCAGGATCTTGCAGGTTATTTGGACCACTTTTTTCTGACCTTGCACGAAGGCGGTGAAGGGGAAATTCCAGCTTCGTTCGGCAATATTGCGGCACTCCATTTGAAATGGCTAGGGTTAATCTGGATTTTGGGACTGTCTGTTATCGGCCTTCCGGGCATTCTTATACTGGATTTCTTTAAAGGCGTTCTTATCGGTTTTACGGTAGGTTATCTTGTTGGTCAATATTCTTGGAAAGGTCTGCTGTTTGCACTAGTGTCTGTTGCACCCCAAAATTTGCTCGTCATCCCGGTGCTGATGATGTGTAGTGTAGCAGCAATAACCTTTTCTCTATATATCATCAAAAACCGTCTTCTAATGCAGCGTAGCGGAAGTGTAACGAAGCCCTTTGCCTCGTATATAGGCCTGACCTGCGTGATGGCTCTGCTAATCCTGGGCATATCATCATTTGAAACCTGGATCACTCCTAGTATGATGCAGTGGGTAGCACCGATGCTTCTTCCGGCTAGCAGTCTTTAG
- the xerD gene encoding site-specific tyrosine recombinase XerD, with protein sequence MKQYLDAYISFLSEERGLSSSTTGSYHKDIAGFIDFAEQRGVDEPADVNRTLLSLYLGSLKQKGRAPSTIMRCTVSLRSFFQYLVRSSVIVQDPSIMLETPKPERKVPKALSIEQVDKLLSAPDGSTPHGARDKAMLELLYAAGIRVSELVTLGVHDVNTDMRFVRCTGSSGKERILPISPIAARSVELYLAGMREKLLKAGSEEDGLFLNALGTRLTRQGFWKIIKKHGKEAGITEDITPHTLRHSFAIHMLDNGADLRSVQEMLGHSDISTTQMYQTPKKSMKEVYETHHPRAGN encoded by the coding sequence ATGAAGCAGTATTTGGACGCCTATATCTCCTTCTTATCGGAGGAAAGAGGGCTGTCGAGCAGCACTACAGGATCATACCATAAAGATATTGCAGGCTTTATTGATTTCGCGGAGCAGCGCGGAGTGGATGAACCGGCGGATGTAAACCGCACACTGCTTAGTTTGTATTTGGGAAGTTTAAAGCAAAAGGGCAGAGCCCCATCCACGATAATGCGATGCACGGTTTCTCTCCGCTCTTTTTTTCAATATTTGGTGCGTAGTTCCGTTATTGTGCAGGATCCGTCTATCATGCTGGAGACACCGAAGCCAGAACGCAAGGTTCCTAAGGCGCTTTCTATTGAACAAGTAGACAAGCTGCTAAGTGCACCGGATGGCTCTACTCCTCATGGGGCCCGGGATAAAGCGATGCTGGAGCTGTTGTATGCGGCCGGCATTCGTGTCTCGGAGCTGGTAACACTGGGGGTCCATGATGTAAATACAGATATGAGATTTGTACGTTGCACTGGAAGCTCCGGGAAGGAACGGATTCTGCCAATAAGTCCGATTGCTGCACGCAGCGTGGAACTGTACCTGGCTGGAATGAGGGAGAAACTCCTCAAAGCGGGAAGTGAAGAGGATGGACTGTTTTTGAACGCGCTCGGTACCAGGTTGACACGTCAGGGCTTTTGGAAAATTATTAAAAAACACGGCAAGGAGGCTGGGATTACGGAGGACATTACGCCTCACACACTCCGTCATTCTTTTGCTATTCATATGCTGGATAATGGAGCAGATCTGCGTTCCGTGCAGGAGATGCTTGGCCATTCCGATATATCGACGACACAAATGTACCAAACACCCAAAAAAAGTATGAAAGAGGTTTATGAGACCCACCATCCGCGGGCAGGAAATTAG
- a CDS encoding NUDIX domain-containing protein: MSDLGNKDRHSNKSLEETTVSTERIFKGKVISLQVDTVVLPDGQQATREVVRHPGAVAILALRDNKMLVVDQFRQPLGRCEVEIPAGKLEHGEDPLEAAKRELQEETGYSCGTIRKLQSFYTSPGFADEIIHLYLAEDLTSGNMKPDEDEFLEMSEITLDEAYRLIQEERISDAKTVLAVYAWNMYKLTGKI; the protein is encoded by the coding sequence ATGAGCGATCTCGGCAATAAAGACCGCCATTCCAACAAGTCTTTGGAAGAAACTACAGTATCAACGGAACGGATATTTAAAGGGAAAGTTATATCGTTGCAGGTGGACACGGTTGTCCTACCGGATGGCCAACAGGCTACTCGTGAAGTCGTTCGTCATCCGGGCGCAGTCGCTATTCTTGCACTCCGCGACAATAAGATGCTCGTTGTAGATCAATTTAGACAGCCTTTGGGTCGCTGTGAAGTCGAAATACCTGCAGGGAAGCTGGAGCACGGAGAGGATCCGTTGGAGGCTGCCAAACGCGAGCTGCAGGAAGAGACCGGATATTCGTGCGGCACGATCCGCAAACTGCAATCTTTCTATACTTCGCCAGGCTTTGCTGATGAAATCATCCATTTGTATCTGGCCGAGGACCTTACAAGCGGGAATATGAAGCCGGATGAGGATGAATTTCTTGAAATGTCTGAGATCACATTAGACGAAGCGTACCGCCTGATTCAGGAAGAACGTATCAGTGATGCCAAAACGGTCTTGGCTGTGTATGCATGGAACATGTACAAGCTGACGGGTAAAATCTGA
- the deoB gene encoding phosphopentomutase, with translation MSDNTKYRFQRICFIVLDSVGIGEAPDAAKFGDIGAHTLGHILEHNPDLSLPNLKNLGLGNIAPLPNVTPSDSPQAYYGKMQEQSVGKDTMTGHWELMGLRVKTPFNTYSQGFPSALIAQFEQQTGRRVIGNKPASGTEINEEYGEEQMKSGAWIVYTSADSVFQIAAHEEVIPLKELYEACEIARRLTLQPEFSVGRVIARPYIGQPGSFIRTSNRHDYAVKPPEPTIMNSLEHHGLDVIAVGKINDIFTGEGVTQSFPTKSNQHGIEVLIEQLSKDFNGLLFANLVDFDSLYGHRRDPKGYGQALKYFDQSLPDIMGMLKEDDLLIISADHGNDPVHAGTDHTREYVPLLVYSPGLTAPESLGLRDTFSDVGATIADNFGAKTSEHGKSFLSQLK, from the coding sequence ATGTCAGACAACACCAAATATCGTTTTCAGCGGATATGTTTTATTGTGCTTGACAGCGTGGGGATCGGGGAAGCGCCGGACGCAGCTAAATTCGGGGATATTGGTGCTCATACACTGGGTCATATTTTGGAACATAATCCGGATCTGTCATTACCGAATTTGAAAAATCTGGGACTAGGGAATATAGCTCCATTGCCGAACGTGACACCTTCAGATTCCCCTCAAGCTTATTATGGTAAAATGCAAGAGCAATCGGTTGGTAAAGATACGATGACCGGGCACTGGGAACTCATGGGCTTGCGAGTAAAAACGCCGTTTAATACGTACTCTCAGGGTTTTCCTTCGGCGCTCATTGCACAGTTCGAACAGCAGACAGGCCGTAGAGTCATTGGAAATAAACCGGCCTCGGGTACGGAAATTAATGAAGAGTACGGCGAAGAGCAGATGAAGTCCGGGGCTTGGATCGTATATACATCGGCAGACAGTGTGTTTCAGATAGCGGCACATGAAGAAGTGATACCACTGAAGGAGCTGTATGAAGCTTGTGAAATTGCCCGGCGGCTTACGCTTCAGCCTGAATTTTCGGTAGGAAGAGTTATCGCTCGTCCGTATATTGGACAACCAGGCAGTTTTATTCGTACATCTAACCGACATGACTATGCGGTAAAGCCTCCTGAGCCGACCATAATGAACTCCCTTGAGCATCATGGGTTGGATGTTATTGCTGTCGGTAAGATTAACGACATATTCACCGGGGAAGGTGTCACACAATCATTCCCGACAAAAAGCAACCAACATGGTATTGAAGTATTGATCGAGCAGCTGAGTAAAGATTTCAACGGACTGTTGTTCGCGAATTTGGTCGATTTCGATTCACTTTACGGACACCGCCGCGATCCTAAGGGCTATGGACAAGCCTTGAAGTACTTTGACCAGTCTCTTCCTGATATCATGGGAATGCTGAAGGAGGATGATTTACTGATTATTTCAGCGGATCATGGCAATGATCCGGTTCATGCTGGTACGGACCACACCCGGGAATATGTGCCGCTGCTTGTATATAGTCCAGGGTTGACAGCCCCAGAAAGCCTTGGGCTTCGGGATACCTTTTCAGACGTGGGTGCAACCATAGCCGATAACTTCGGGGCAAAGACGTCGGAACATGGCAAGAGCTTTTTATCGCAATTAAAATAA
- the spoIIAA gene encoding anti-sigma F factor antagonist, which yields MNLHVEMEHQRHVLIVRLSGELDHHTADHVRMQLDEAIQRRQTEHLVFSLKDLEFMDSSGLGVILGRYKFIKQKGGKMALCDVNAPVYRLLEMSGLFKIMPIYENESTALSGLEVVS from the coding sequence ATGAATCTGCATGTTGAAATGGAGCACCAGCGGCATGTGCTGATCGTCAGACTTTCAGGGGAACTGGATCATCATACCGCCGATCATGTCCGGATGCAGCTGGATGAAGCTATCCAGCGCCGTCAGACAGAGCACCTAGTGTTCAGCCTGAAGGATCTTGAGTTCATGGACAGCTCGGGACTGGGCGTTATTCTCGGGCGGTACAAGTTCATCAAACAAAAGGGCGGGAAAATGGCTCTGTGTGACGTTAATGCGCCGGTGTATCGTCTGCTTGAAATGTCAGGGTTGTTTAAGATCATGCCCATTTATGAGAACGAGAGTACTGCACTCTCGGGTTTGGAGGTAGTGTCATGA
- a CDS encoding tripeptidase T, with translation MISQERIVNEFMELVRVDSETKHEEQISVVLKEKFGSLGLQVVEDDTKEKTGHGSGNLIITWEAEQADKAPKLLFTCHMDTVTPGNGIKPVLGEDGWIRSDGTTILGSDDKAGIAALLEAIRVIKDNKIPHGKIQFIITAGEESGLMGARALDPKYLDADLGYALDSNGEVGAIAVAAPTQAKVTMIINGKSAHAGVNPEDGISAIQVAAKSIAKMNLGRIDEETTANIGKFQGGGPTNIVCDYVQIDAEARSIVQEKVEKQIDLMRDALETTVREYGAKCEFRSEIIYPAFSYNENDNVVQLAKRAIGGLGLSGRTFPSGGGSDANIFNGLGVPTVNLAVGYEEIHTTNERIKASDLVKAAQIVVAIVQEAAKG, from the coding sequence ATGATTTCACAAGAGCGTATTGTTAATGAGTTTATGGAATTGGTTCGCGTAGACAGTGAGACCAAGCATGAAGAACAGATCTCAGTTGTGCTCAAAGAGAAATTCGGCAGCTTAGGTCTTCAAGTGGTCGAGGATGATACGAAAGAAAAAACCGGTCACGGATCCGGCAACTTGATTATTACCTGGGAAGCGGAACAGGCGGATAAAGCTCCTAAACTTCTTTTCACCTGTCACATGGATACAGTAACGCCTGGCAATGGGATTAAACCAGTTCTCGGAGAAGATGGATGGATCCGCAGTGACGGTACCACCATTCTCGGCTCAGACGATAAAGCAGGGATTGCTGCACTTCTTGAAGCTATTCGTGTAATCAAAGATAATAAAATCCCTCATGGTAAAATTCAATTTATCATCACAGCGGGTGAAGAATCCGGTCTCATGGGCGCACGTGCGCTGGATCCTAAGTATCTGGATGCTGATCTCGGTTATGCGCTGGATTCCAATGGTGAAGTAGGAGCTATCGCCGTGGCAGCTCCGACCCAGGCGAAGGTAACTATGATTATTAACGGGAAATCAGCTCATGCTGGAGTAAATCCGGAAGATGGTATCAGCGCCATTCAGGTAGCCGCCAAATCTATCGCCAAGATGAACCTCGGCCGGATCGATGAAGAAACAACTGCTAATATTGGGAAATTCCAAGGTGGCGGTCCGACGAACATCGTATGCGACTACGTACAGATTGACGCGGAAGCTAGAAGTATCGTTCAGGAAAAAGTAGAGAAGCAGATTGATCTGATGCGTGATGCGCTGGAGACGACTGTACGGGAATACGGTGCAAAATGCGAATTCCGCAGTGAAATTATATACCCTGCTTTCAGCTACAACGAGAACGATAACGTTGTTCAGCTAGCCAAGCGTGCGATTGGTGGACTTGGACTGTCAGGCCGTACGTTCCCATCCGGAGGAGGCAGTGATGCCAATATATTCAACGGATTGGGCGTTCCAACCGTAAATCTTGCTGTCGGTTACGAGGAGATTCATACAACGAATGAACGAATCAAGGCATCCGATCTGGTCAAAGCAGCACAGATTGTTGTTGCGATTGTTCAAGAAGCAGCAAAGGGTTGA